The Meles meles chromosome 6, mMelMel3.1 paternal haplotype, whole genome shotgun sequence genome has a window encoding:
- the RCN2 gene encoding reticulocalbin-2 isoform X1: protein MRLGPRPAALGLLLLCAAAASAGDAEELHYPQGEHRSDYDREALLGGQEEVDEYVKLSPEEQHKRLKSIIKKIDLDSDGFLTESELSSWIQMSFKHYAMQEAKQQFVEYDKNSDNSVSWDEYNIQMYDRVIDFDENAALDDAEEESFRQLHLKDKKRFEKANQDSSPGLNLEEFIAFEHPEEVDYMTEFVIQEALEEHDKNGDGFVSLEEFLGDYRRDPTANEDPEWILVEKDRFLNDYDKDTDGRLDPQELLSWVVPNNQGIAQEEALHLIDEMDLNNDRKLSEAEILENQDLFLTSEATDYGRQLHDEYFYHDEL, encoded by the exons ATGCGGCTGGGACCGAGGCCCGCGGcgctggggctgctgctgctgtgcgCCGCCGCTGCCAGCGCCGGGGACGCCGAGGAGCTGCACTACCCGCAGGGCGAGCACCGCAGCGACTACGACCGTGAGGCGCTGCTGGGCGGCCAG GAAGAAGTCGATGAGTATGTTAAACTCTCCCCCGAAGAGCAACACAAAAGACTGAAGTCAATCATAAAGAAAATTGACTTGGACTCAGATGGCTTTCTCACGGAAA GCGAACTCAGTTCGtggattcagatgtcttttaaaCATTATGCTATGCAAGAAGCAAAACAACAGTTTGTTGAATATGATAAAAACAGTGATAATAGTGTGTCGTGGGATGAATACAACATTCAGATGTATGATCGTGTGATCGACTTTGATGAGAATGCTGCTTTGGATGATGCTGAAGAGGAGTCTTTTAGGCAG ctTCATTTAAAGGACAAGAAGCGATTTGAGAAAGCGAACCAAGATTCAAGTCCTGGTTTGAATCTTGAAGAATTTATTGCTTTTGAGCATCCTGAAGAAGTTGATTATATGACG GAATTTGTCATTCAAGAGGCTTTGGAAGAACATGACAAAAACGGTGATGGGTTTGTTAGCTTGGAAGAATTTCTTGGTGACTACAGGCGGGATCCAA CAGCAAATGAAGATCCAGAGTGGATACTGGTTGAGAAAGATAGATTCCTGAATGATTATGACAAAGATACTGACGGCAGGCTTGATCCCCAAGAGCTGTTGTCTTGGGTAGTACCCAATAACCAGGGCATTGCTCAAGAGGAG gctCTTCACCTAATTGATGAAATGGATTTGAATAATGACAGAAAGCTCTCAGAAGCGGAGATTCTGGAGAACCAGGACTTGTTTCTTACCAGTGAAGCTACAGATTATGGCAGACAGCTTCATGATGAATATTTCTATCATGATGAGCTTTAA
- the RCN2 gene encoding reticulocalbin-2 isoform X2 produces the protein MRLGPRPAALGLLLLCAAAASAGDAEELHYPQGEHRSDYDREALLGGQEEVDEYVKLSPEEQHKRLKSIIKKIDLDSDGFLTESELSSWIQMSFKHYAMQEAKQQFVEYDKNSDNSVSWDEYNIQMYDRVIDFDENAALDDAEEESFRQLHLKDKKRFEKANQDSSPGLNLEEFIAFEHPEEVDYMTEFVIQEALEEHDKNGDGFVSLEEFLGDYRRDPTNEDPEWILVEKDRFLNDYDKDTDGRLDPQELLSWVVPNNQGIAQEEALHLIDEMDLNNDRKLSEAEILENQDLFLTSEATDYGRQLHDEYFYHDEL, from the exons ATGCGGCTGGGACCGAGGCCCGCGGcgctggggctgctgctgctgtgcgCCGCCGCTGCCAGCGCCGGGGACGCCGAGGAGCTGCACTACCCGCAGGGCGAGCACCGCAGCGACTACGACCGTGAGGCGCTGCTGGGCGGCCAG GAAGAAGTCGATGAGTATGTTAAACTCTCCCCCGAAGAGCAACACAAAAGACTGAAGTCAATCATAAAGAAAATTGACTTGGACTCAGATGGCTTTCTCACGGAAA GCGAACTCAGTTCGtggattcagatgtcttttaaaCATTATGCTATGCAAGAAGCAAAACAACAGTTTGTTGAATATGATAAAAACAGTGATAATAGTGTGTCGTGGGATGAATACAACATTCAGATGTATGATCGTGTGATCGACTTTGATGAGAATGCTGCTTTGGATGATGCTGAAGAGGAGTCTTTTAGGCAG ctTCATTTAAAGGACAAGAAGCGATTTGAGAAAGCGAACCAAGATTCAAGTCCTGGTTTGAATCTTGAAGAATTTATTGCTTTTGAGCATCCTGAAGAAGTTGATTATATGACG GAATTTGTCATTCAAGAGGCTTTGGAAGAACATGACAAAAACGGTGATGGGTTTGTTAGCTTGGAAGAATTTCTTGGTGACTACAGGCGGGATCCAA CAAATGAAGATCCAGAGTGGATACTGGTTGAGAAAGATAGATTCCTGAATGATTATGACAAAGATACTGACGGCAGGCTTGATCCCCAAGAGCTGTTGTCTTGGGTAGTACCCAATAACCAGGGCATTGCTCAAGAGGAG gctCTTCACCTAATTGATGAAATGGATTTGAATAATGACAGAAAGCTCTCAGAAGCGGAGATTCTGGAGAACCAGGACTTGTTTCTTACCAGTGAAGCTACAGATTATGGCAGACAGCTTCATGATGAATATTTCTATCATGATGAGCTTTAA